The proteins below come from a single Stomoxys calcitrans chromosome 1, idStoCalc2.1, whole genome shotgun sequence genomic window:
- the LOC131997809 gene encoding uncharacterized protein LOC131997809 — protein sequence MLLPIDWLNISEASSTKTLGIRWNISGDNFTFTAPTVEERQMSTKREVLSTIAKFFDPCGWLAPVIVVAKLIMQQVWLDKVEWDDSLKPVTQMNWNNFVRGSHSIDTVSIPRWVRFTPASIVEIHGFCDASESAYAATIYIRVEHIDKTVDTFLLAAKTRVAPVKKISLPRLELCGAVMLSRLANAIVPKLRLSKFTTHFWTDSTIVLAWLQKPPCSWSAFVGNRVSEILENVGGENWKHVDSEYNPADVASRGCSPDDLISHNLWWTGPQWLKLPHDQWPQDRVNTDTNLEAKQVKVFATGTFDDPLTRFSSLARAYRVLSYAVRFWRNTGSTRSSLKISSQEITSPELIDTKMRLIVATQKHYFVEEYSSLTQKKRLSPRSSLLPFNPFIDRKGVIRSNGRLVQSPALTYSERHPILIPYDSRFALLLVEFVHKVSMHGGNQLMTRLIRTEFWIFRLKQLIKKVIHNCRVCTLYRLKTQTQIMSSLPPERTTLSRPFTNTGVDFAGPFGIKSLTARACLITKGYICIFVCFATKAIHLEATSDLSTQSFLAALARFIGRRGCPEKIYSDNGKNFIGAAEMLKKDQKEFMKSLQSSAIQQHAHQNLEWKFIPPGAPHMGGLWEAGVKSFKIHLKKSMPKMNFTFEELSTILARIEACLNSRPLSPASEDPNDLAPLTPAHFLIGSSLLTPAEPDISEEDITLANRWKRLKIISQNFCQRWKSEYLNELHRRYKWKYQQDNIQVNDLVVIRDERYPTEWKLGRVFKTYPGVDQNTRVVDIRTSNGIVSRPITKIVKLFSDTPSNS from the coding sequence ATGCTTCTTCCAATAGATTGGTTAAATATTTCCGAAGCTTCTTCGACAAAGACCCTAGGAATTCGTTGGAATATATCAGGTGATAATTTCACTTTTACGGCCCCTACAGTTGAAGAAAGGCAAATGAGCACCAAGCGAGAAGTATTATCAACGATAGCAAAGTTTTTCGACCCATGTGGATGGTTAGCGCCAGTAATTGTTGTAGCCAAGTTAATCATGCAGCAGGTTTGGCTAGATAAGGTAGAATGGGATGACTCGTTGAAGCCAGTGACTCAAATGAACTGGAATAACTTTGTGAGAGGCAGCCATTCTATAGACACTGTATCGATACCAAGATGGGTTCGGTTTACACCTGCTAGTATTGTGGAGATACATGGATTCTGCGACGCGTCAGAAAGCGCATATGCAGCCACAATTTATATACGCGTTGAACACATCGATAAAACTGTAGACACTTTTCTTCTAGCAGCCAAGACCCGAGTAGCCCCAGTTAAGAAAATCTCTCTGCCAAGGTTAGAATTATGCGGTGCAGTTATGTTGTCAAGGTTAGCAAATGCCATTGTGCCTAAGCTTCGATTATCAAAGTTTACGACCCATTTCTGGACCGACTCTACAATCGTTCTAGCCTGGCTACAAAAGCCACCATGCTCATGGAGCGCTTTCGTTGGTAACAGGGTTTCAGAGATATTAGAGAACGTCGGTGGTGAGAATTGGAAACATGTTGACTCAGAATATAATCCTGCAGATGTAGCAAGTCGTGGCTGTTCTCCTGACGACTTAATATCTCATAATTTATGGTGGACGGGACCCCAGTGGCTCAAATTGCCGCATGATCAGTGGCCGCAAGACCGAGTTAATACAGACACTAATCTTGaagcaaaacaagttaaagtattCGCAACAGGCACTTTTGATGACCCTTTGACTCGATTTTCGTCTTTAGCTAGAGCATATCGTGTTTTGTCTTACGCAGTTAGGTTCTGGCGTAACACAGGTTCAACTAGATcctcacttaaaatttcatcgcaagaaATAACCAGCCCAGAGCTCATAGACACAAAGATGCGTCTTATAGTGGCAACTCAGAAACATTACTTCGTTGAGGAATACAGTTCTTTGACCCAAAAGAAAAGGCTTTCACCTAGAAGTAGTCTTTTACCATTCAACCCCTTCATAGATAGAAAAGGAGTAATTAGATCCAATGGTCGTTTAGTTCAATCGCCAGCTTTGACGTACAGCGAACGTCATCCAatcttaatcccatatgattcgCGATTTGCACTCCTTCTAGTGGAATTTGTTCATAAAGTCTCAATGCACGGAGGCAATCAACTTATGACCCGGCTCATCCGTACGGAGTTTTGGATATTCAGATTGAAACAGTTGATCAAGAAAGTTATACACAATTGCAGAGTTTGTACCCTATATCGATTAAAGACTCAGACCCAAATTATGTCATCTCTTCCACCCGAGCGTACTACTTTATCCAGACCCTTTACGAATACAGGGGTAGATTTTGCAGGACCCTTCGGAATCAAAAGCTTAACAGCACGAGCGTGTTTAATAACCAAGGGTTATATCtgcatatttgtttgttttgcgacaAAAGCCATCCACTTAGAAGCAACAAGTGATTTATCGACTCAATCATTTCTGGCGGCATTAGCTCGTTTCATAGGAAGGAGAGGGTGCCCAGAAAAGATATATTCCGACAATGGAAAGAATTTTATAGGCGCAGCAGAAATGCTCAAGAAAGATCAGAAAGAGTTTATGAAAAGTTTACAGAGCAGCGCCATTCAGCAACATGCTCATCAGAATTTAGAGTGGAAATTTATTCCTCCAGGAGCTCCCCATATGGGGGGATTGTGGGAGGCAGGAGTTAAATCATTCAAGATACACCTTAAGAAGTCTATGCCCAAAATGAACTTCACGTTCGAAGAACTGTCAACCATATTGGCACGTATCGAGGCCTGCCTCAATTCACGACCCCTTAGTCCAGCTTCTGAAGACCCTAACGATTTAGCACCCTTGACCCCAGCTCACTTCCTTATAGGCTCTTCCCTTTTGACCCCGGCAGAACCCGACATCTCAGAGGAGGacataacgcttgcaaatcggtGGAAGAGATTAAAGATTATATCCCAAAACTTTTGTCAGAGGTGGAAGTCAGAGTACTTAAATGAGCTTCACCGTAGATACAAATGGAAGTATCAGCAAGATAACATACAGGTCAATGATTTAGTTGTCATCAGGGATGAGAGATATCCCACCGAGTGGAAGTTAGGACGAGTTTTTAAAACATACCCCGGTGTTGATCAGAACACTCGAGTTGTAGATATTCGAACTTCCAATGGCATAGTCAGTCGACCCATAACTAAGATTGTCAAATTATTCTCAGACACCCCTAGCAATTCATAA
- the LOC131994128 gene encoding uncharacterized protein LOC131994128, with product MAGYLPRPESPRPARPTRPRFDPREPRYRPASWQYACGLCQEDHAIRSCPRFRQMTPYQRYETVERRSYCRNCLARSHLAPDCPVVTACRTCDYRHHTMLHGAPQLRKTYGSYSPPPMEIANPRQLAIEPANQMPIVQGPPPVEIPYSRATVFVPTAMVELAPEEQDDWAGVRVLLCQASTITRIAAATVTRLGIPTRERRGHRLATIRLRSRHASRRTMYTIRAVVTRDLPRRPYSDPIIPDPTSSLRSLSLADADPRGNEPIDVEVGADAYAHLRRSGVVQPGLGAVFAQETDWGYVFVGPVTSQARNQN from the coding sequence ATGGCCGGATATTTACCTCGCCCAGAGTCCCCACGACCCGCCAGACCCACACGCCCTCGCTTCGACCCACGGGAACCCAGGTATCGCCccgcatcttggcagtatgcctGTGGCCTCTGCCAGGAGGACCACGCCATACGGTCATGCCCGCGGTTCCGGCAAATGACACCGTATCAGAGATACGAGACAGTTGAGAGACGGAGTTACTGTCGGAACTGTCTGGCGCGCAGCCATCTGGCCCCAGACTGCCCCGTGGTCACTGCCTGCCGAACATGCGACTACCGCCATCACACAATGCTGCATGGAGCCCCACAGCTTAGGAAGACATACGGCAGCTACAGCCCGCCCCCAATGGAGATTGCCAACCCACGGCAACTTGCAATCGAACCAGCCAACCAGATGCCCATCGTCCAAGGCCCTCCCCCGGTCGAGATACCTTACAGCCGGGCCACTGTTTTTGTACCCACGGCGATGGTGGAATTGGCACCCGAGGAGCAGGACGATTGGGCTGGGGTACGGGTACTTTTGTGCCAGGCATCGACCATCACCCGAATCGCGGCAGCCACAGTAACTCGCCTGGGGATACCAACGAGAGAGCGCAGAGGGCACCGTCTGGCAACAATAAGACTTCGGTCAAGGCATGCGTCGAGGAGGACCATGTATACCATCCGGGCAGTGGTGACCCGGGATTTGCCGCGACGACCCTATTCAGATCCCATCATTCCCGACCCCACAAGCAGCCTAAGATCCCTTTCTTTGGCAGATGCTGACCCTAGGGGCAACGAACCAATCGATGTAGAGGTAGGGGCCGATGCCTACGCCCACCTCCGGAGGAGTGGTGTTGTACAACCCGGATTGGGAGCCGTCTTCGCCCAGGAGACAGATTGGGGATACGTGTTCGTCGGCCCAGTCACCTCACAGGCaagaaaccaaaattaa